From the Spirochaetota bacterium genome, the window GTCAGCGTGTCCAAGAGGTTTTAAATGATGATATCAAAGGCTTCTGTTCAGCGCTGGCCGGCGAGGAAGGGGCAAAATCGTTTCGTGACAAATGGCGCGAGCAACTCAACAATAATATCTCAAAAATATTAGGTAAAGCAGGAAAATAAAATGAGCATACAAGACATCATTGAAGGTAAAAGAAAGTGGCGAGCACATGTAGCACGCGTCAAAGCGCTCCCTCATGAGTATCAGATTGTTTATAAAGAGATTCAAAAATATCTCTTTAAGGTCGGGCCTGTTGCGTTAACTGACGGGACGGGATTGCTCTCGGGGATTATCGATCTTTTTGATGAGGGCGCGGCCTTGGGGAAAGACGTGCTCGAAGTGACGGGCAGTGACGTAGCAGCTTTCTGCGATGATCTGATTAAAGGTTCAAAAACTTACGCCGACATCTATCAAGAATCCATTGGCCAAGATGTTCGCAAGGCCATGAAATAGGTTACGGGTAATCGAAGTGAACGGGGATGTCGGGATGGAAAAAGGAATTGAAGTCAAGGCTGCGAAAGTCTTTCTGCGACATCCATGACTTTGCACTCGTGGTTATCTCATTCAGGAAGCAAAGGCCAAATGGCAGGGTCGGCGCCGCCGGTCTTCGTCACCGCCCATATGCCGATGGAGCGTATGCCATTGCTCCGCGCGAAAGCGGTCTTCGCTGCATACGCTGACACATCCTCGCGCCAG encodes:
- a CDS encoding DUF1048 domain-containing protein gives rise to the protein MSIQDIIEGKRKWRAHVARVKALPHEYQIVYKEIQKYLFKVGPVALTDGTGLLSGIIDLFDEGAALGKDVLEVTGSDVAAFCDDLIKGSKTYADIYQESIGQDVRKAMK